The genome window ataaatgcttcacagagttcaagtaacagacacatctcaacataaactgttcagagaCTTTGTGAatgaggccttcatggtcaaattgcaaagaaaccactactaaaggacaacaataagatAAAGaaacttgctttggccaagaaatacgagcaatggacattagaccagtggaatgttctgtcctttggtctgatgagtccaaatttgagatgtttggttccaaccgccatgtcttcgtgagacgcagagtaggtgaatggatgatctccgcatgcgtggttcccaccgtgaagcatggagatggtatgggggtgctttgctggtgaccctgtctgtgatttatttagaattcaaggcacacttaaccagcatggctaccatagaattctgcagcgatacgccatcccatctggtttgcgcttagtgggacgataatttgtttttcaacaggacaatgacccaaaacacacctccagactgtgtaagggctattttaccaagaaggagagtgatggagtgctgcatcagatgacctggcctccacaatcacctgacctcaacccatgagttggaccgcagagtgaaggaaaagcagccaacaagtgcttagcatatatGGGAAccccttcaagattgttggaaaagcattccaagtgaagctggttgagaaaatgcagagcgcatgcaaagctgtcatcaaggcagctCAAGTCATCAAGGTGACTACTTTAAATAAAAGCAGCTCAAGTCATCAAGGTGACTACTTTAAATAAAAGCAGCTCAAGTCATCAAGGTGACTACTTTAAATAAAGGCAGCTCAAGTCATCAAGGTGACTACTTTAAATAAAGGCAGCTCAAGTCATCAAGGTGACTACTTTAAATAAAAGCAGCTCAAGTCATCAAGGTGACTACTTTAAATAAAAGCAGCTCAAGTCATCAAGGTGACTACTTTAAATAAAAGCAGCTCAAGTCATCAAGGTGACTACTTTAAATAAAGGCAGCTCAAGTCATCAAGGTGACTACTTTAAATAAAGGCAGCTCAAGTCATCAAGGTGACTACTTTAAATAAAGGCAGCTCAAGTCATCAAGGTGACTACTTTAAATAAAGGCAGCTCAAGTCATCAAGGTGACTACTTTAAATAAAGGCAGCTCAAGTCATCAAGGTGACTACTTTAAATAAAAGCAGCTCAAGTCATCAAGGTGACTACTTTAAATAAAAGCAGCTCAAGTCATCAAGGTGGCTACTTTAAATAAAGGCAGCTCAAGTCATCAAGGTGGCTACTTTAAATAACCTCaaagaaaacacattttgatagaACACATTTTTGTTGGTATCTAcatgatttcatagttttgatgtcttcactattattccacaatgtagtcCACAATGTAGTCCAATGTGTCCAACCTTTTTACTGGTTCTGTACATGTCCCCTTGTATGACTCAATGATCAATGAACcttacatgatacagacaacaccTTGGTGTCATTATAAGGCTAATATAGTGTGCTCTAACATAGGGAGGTATGCGTTCATGGAATCGCCCCATAGGCTAGGATGTGATTTTGGGTGTTATTGGAAATGCAGACgatgtaataacatggttattacCAATGATAAGACTGAAAACCCAGTGTTTCTAGCTTGTCGCGAGGTATGGATATTAGAATAGAGCAAGCGGTTGATCACAGTATGATCGCTGCCAGCTGTTTGCTAACACGGGTTGTTTGTTTCAGGCGCGGCTCTTTGACGAACCTCAGCTGGCCAGCCTCTGTCTGGAGAACATCGACAAGAACACTGTGGATGCACTCGCTGCTGAGGGCTTCACTGATATTGATCTAGGTGAAGTAAATTatgctgcctctgtctgtctgtcagtcacacACAATAAGGAATGGGGCATAGGGGATTGTCTTCAGACAAAGGACACGTTCTGAGCATGATGTGAGATCTTGTCTCCTGTAGACACGCTGGTGGCGGTGCTGGAGAGGGACACTCTGGGGGTGCGGGAGGTACGTCTGTTTGGGGCTGCGGTGCGCTGGGCGGAGGCAGAAACCCAGAGGCAGCAGTACCAATCCACTCCGGAGAACAAGCGCAAAGTGCTGGGCAAAGCCCTGGTCCTTATCCGCTTCCCTCTCATGACCATTGAGGAATTTGCTGCAGGTAGCTCACACCACTGTGGTTATTTTCTGTCTTACGTCGTGACACCATCTGTCTATTGACAACAAAGTTACACGCTATGAAAGGCACTAACCATTCAGTAGCCACATACTTGGCAACCAGACCCAGTGGAGATGAGCTAAACCGAACCGGGAAATGTAATCCCTTTTCCATATTGGGATTTGAgtattttgtgtgtatgtacgtaTATATATGCCTGCATTTCTACTTGATAGGTCCAGCCCAGTCTGGTATTCTTAGTGACCAGGAGGTGGTGAGCCTGTTCCTTCACTTCACGGTGAACCCCAAGCCTCACGTGGAGTTCATCGACCGGCCTCGCTGCTGCCTGCGGGGGAAGGAGTGCAGCATCACACGCTTCGGACAGGTGGAGAGCCGCTGGGGCTACAGCGGGACCAGTGACTGTATCCGGTTAGTACACATACACCAATGACTACATACAGACAGTGgctgacttgggcaggagctcatcggagctgagtaccggcacctcaaatgttctactgtttgagctcctgttcctcttgttcgaatattagctcaaaagtattgtggagctcctgcacctagaTAAAAACAGTACCAACGCCCAAATTGAGTACCGGTCTCTATTTCAGACCAAGTCGAGCACTGCATACAAAGTATCTCAATTCAGTAAAGGTTTACCTTCTATATCCTTTTCTGCCTTTGCTAGGTTTTCAGTGAATCGGAGGATATTTGTGGTTGGATTTGGCCTCTATGGTTCGATACATGGTCCTACAGACTACCAAGTCAATATACAGGTAAAGAGGAATAACATATACTAGTTACAGTGGGTGCTGCGTAGAAAACATACTTGGGTAGTTAATGTTACTGTAAAAGAAACTTTGTTATGATTTACCTGGGTATATAAAGGTAAAAGTGAAGTTTGACCGTTGGTCTCCCTTTTCAAGGTCATTCACACAGACAGCAACACTGTCCTGGGTCAGAACGACACAGGCTTCAGCTGCGACGGTTCCTCCAACACATTCCGGGTCATGTTTAAGGAACCAGTGGAGATCCTGCCCAGTGTCAACTACATCGCGTGTGCCACCCTCAAGGTACAGCAGAAGATGATAATTTCATCTACCACCACCATTTAcataactttattttttttatacaaaaaATGCTGTACATTGTAACCGCTCAGTTTTGAAGTACATATTGAATACAATAAGTAAGCATACAGCTATACCACAATTATCCATGTCTTTCAGGGACCAGACTCGCACTATGGCACCAAAGGAATGCGTAAAGTGACCCACGAAGCCCCTGCCACCGGCACCAAGACCTGCTTCACCTTCTGCTATGCTGCAGGAAACAACAACGGCACTTCAGTAGAGGACGGACAGATCCCTGAGGTCATCTTCTACACATAATGAATCTCCTCTGACCTCCCAACCAAGGACTGTgggtcccaaatgacaccttattGCCCATATAGTGCAAAGTAATACTTCAGGCAATAGTACAGCGCCTCTATTCCTCATTAGTCTTTACTACTACACTTCAAAGGGTTGTCCTCTAAAGCTggtttccactaattggtcttttgaccaatcagatcatcGTGATTGTTCAAACGAGTAAGTAGTGGAATATATCAGAATTGTGTAAAATCAGCCTACGAATGGTAAGCTGACATGGTAAATCTAACCAGGATCTGGTTGTTACAAACTTCTGATATTCATGTTGGATCTTTGTGCATACAGTATTGAATGGGTAATTGTTTTGAAAGTGGACTTTAGTTCAGTGTTTCCACCAATAAGCACTTTTGTATCCCTGGataagcacacctgattcaactaatcaagcCCCTGAGTTGAGGTGAGTTTCTGTCGAGGGCTACAACAATGTGTTAGGGATACccaaggactggagttgggaaacgcTGCTTTAGTGGTTGTGTCCATCTTTCCTGTCTAGACTGATGTGAAGGAAATGTAATGTCAGGTAATTAACAGATGAGAAATCTGGGGGAAAGTGTCTCCAAATGGTTGCTAGGTTTAATCATAACCGCTTCCAATGGCTGTGTGTAGAATTGTGAAAGCGCAGAAATTGAATTACTTTTTCAATTGATAAAATTATTTAGTTGCACTGATGCACTTTGACAGGAAACTGACAATTAAACCCTGCCTGCAAGTTCACTACATTATAAAATGGAGTAATCCCTGAAATAAATTGAAATTCAATACATTTCAGGAACTGTTGGCCTACCTGGTGAATCAAACATGTTACTACCAGTAGTGAACCAAAATTGGAATGAAAATGAACAATTGTCATTTAATGTATGGTGAATTGAAATTCAGAAGTGGAGTTTACCACTGCTTTACAGTTAGCTTAGACCTGTAAATAGTAAAATAAGCAAGGGTCTTGTTATGGGTGCCATTCTGTGGAGCCGTAGTGCCAGGAAGGCATGTTTCCAGTCTCATTTTTCATGCAAGTTTGAGAGAAATTTGTACATACTCAATTGCATGCTTGCGAAATGCTACATAAGTTGAACCTTTCTTGTCTAGGTATGTATACCGCCTGCGTGGCAGGAGGCAATTGCCTAAGGTGCCCATAAAATGGTACCAAACAATGCAATCTCAAATTAAAAACACAAGTCTGGCTAATGTACATTGTAAATAAAATGTTCAGATTAAACAAGTCAATACAATGGGTTTGCCAAAGCATGCATGTTAAGGATGTCAGGTCCACTAACAGGCTTTAAAGATGGACTAAGCTGTGTTAGGCATTTTCAGAACCACTTCAATTTGAAATGAGGGACAGGGCATGTTGTATGAACAACGTCCAATAAAATGAGCAAACTACTATATGAAACGTTAATATTGATCTAGTTGTTTCACTGGCGTGTTACCTGTAAGGACGAACTTCCCCCACCCTTTCCCAATGAAAGGCCAACCACAAGTTTATTTTCCATTTTTAATATGGTTTACAATTCATAAATTCTTGACAAGGTCTTGACTATTCTTTTGGCAAATGTTAGTGCTCATGGTGATCTGTACAGTCCTGTTCCTCAGTATTGGAAGGGGGTGGAAATGAGGCAGGGGAATGAGAGGGTAGCCTTTTACAATTTGTCCAGGTAGTTGTCCAATGCAGGAATGCCCTCCTTGAGCCCCTTACGTTTACGGGTGTCAGCCACAATCTGAGAGATTTTGGTGGTAGAGTCCTGTGGATCTCCCTGGAGGATCTGCCAGTGATCAAACACACACTGGGGGAAGGCTTGGCCACCAGTGTTGGAACGCAAGTCAGCTGTGAAACCTGGAGCAAGAACACAGGTATTAAGCATACAAGGTTTTACACATACAGAAGGGCTGCAGATTTCCTACAACAGGGAATCATTTAGCCCCGGTAAATGCATATGTGAAGAAGGTCAAAGTGGACAGCAGTTGGTGAGTTGCTCACCGAAAGACTCGTTGACAGGTAGGTAAGCCTTGACGATGAACATGGGCGTCCCCATGACCTGGGACTCCTCGAACACGTGACCGCGCTTCCGGTTCAACACACCGTAGATGCCTCCTACCACCTGCTCAGGACACTGCAGGGAAAAACGAGGTTAACATTGAAAACTATGGTTAATGCCAACAGGTATGCATGCAAAAGCTGTGCAGTTCAAGGTTCTAGAATTGTAGCATTTTCTAGGCAACTTCCATTAGCCTCTAGTTGCAAGCTCATTTGTACATTCAGGTCTCAGATATTGTGGTTTATGGGTTTATCCATCACTTGTTCAGCGTGGTGCATGATTTCTCATCATAGACCTTTCCCTTATTGAAATTAAATATTCAACAGGCATTGTGAATTGTAAGCCTACCTGAATCTCCACCAGGTAGACAGGCTCCATGAGTCTTGGCTGGGCTGTAAGTTGGCAGGCATACAGCACTCGGCGGGCTGTGGGAATGATCTGGCCACCACCACGGTGGATCGCATCTGTGTGGAGGGTCACGTCATGGACGTCAAAGCGGACAGCACGCATGTTCTCCTCACACAGGGCACCCTGGAAACAAAATATTTAAGATATTGAATAAAGTACTTTAGGTTGCGTGACAAATGAACATCCTCACTTTGAAAACTACCCCTTTTGTTTTCCGCAAAACACAATATAATGCTGCATCTTTGAAAATTGGTATGCTGTTTTAAAGCCACAGAAATTCTGCCTAAGGAAAAACTACATCCATAAATATTGCGCACCTCCTTAACGGCCCACTGGAAGCCGGCCACCACGCTGTCCTTGATCTCATTCAGGTACTGGACTCCCTTGGTCACGTCCATCAGCAGGTTGGGGCCGGTACCATCAGGGCCGAAGCACCAGATCTTACGGGCCTCAGACACATCCCACTCGTACTTGTCGGCCAGGAAACGGGCACGGATCTTCAGCTCTTGTCTGGCGCTGACGTCGCCCTTCTCGATGTCCTCAGCCAGGCCGTCAGGGAAGGGACGGGCCTTCATGTACAGACGGTTGTGTTTGTTTGGGGACTTGGATAGGCACATCTGGTCAGACTCCTCTGACACAGTCTCTCTGTAGGAAACCACCGGGTCTGATTTCTGAAGGGGAGAGGGATGTTTATTAAATACTGCCTGTACTGCGACACCATTGTAGAAGGAATCATGTAGAGGCATGGAGGACTAGTGTACCTTCAGTGGAATGCAGGCATGGTCctcctccagatccttcaggcAGATCTCCAGATGCAGCTCGCCAGCTCCAGCGATGATGTGCTCTCCAGACTCCTCGATGATACACTGCACCATGGGGTCAGACTTGGCCAGACGCTTCAGGCCCTCCACCAGCTTGGGCAGATCAGCAGGGTTCTTGGCCTCGACAGCTACTCTCACCACAGGGCTGACGCTGAACTTCATCACCCTCATGTTATGGGCCTGCTCAAAGGTAGTGATGGTACCGGTCTTCACCAGGTACTGGTCCACTCCAACCAGCCCAACAATGTTCCCGCATGGCACGTCCTCGATAGGTTCAATGTAACGTCCCATCATCAGAATGGTCCTAATGAGGAAAGGGAAAGTCAGTCAATAGATCAATACTGGGCAAGAGTTTATACAGCATCTACGATGTTAGTCTTGAATGCGCCTTGGGCACACTGCATGGTCACAAATGACTTACATGTCCTTCATAGATTGCGCAAGACAAACAAAGTATGGCCATTTGAAGTGTACCAACCTCTGAATTGGTTTGAGGTAGAGGTCCTCCTTCTTTCCAGGGGTGAAGTTTGGTCCCATAATGCGCACCTTCTGGCCAGAGGACACGCAGCCGGAGAAGACACGGCCAAAGGCGTAGAAGCGACCCTTGTCGGTGGTGGGCACCATCTTGGAGATGTACATCATCAAAGGAGCCTTGGGGTCACAGTTCTTGATACCTAAGGTGAAACTGTTGGGTTAACATAAACCGGTATACAGTACCTTCCATTTCTCCAAATTAAGGAAATGAGACCGAGGCAGTAGTCTTACCCATGGCAGCTTCATCGTCACCAGGTCCTTCATAAAGCAGCTCACAGCGGTACTTCTGGGCGGTGACGGGGGAGGGCAGGTGGATGGTGATCATCTGGAGCAGGGCCTCTCCGGCTGGCAGCCAGCGACGCATCACAGCCTTCAGCAGGGgcttcccctccttctccttgTCCTCATTGTCCAGCTTGATGTCCAGCTTCTCAATCAGCTTGGCCGTCTCCTCTTTCTTGAAGTTCATGACGGCATCGAAAACCTATAACAGAAACAGCAGTAAAACTTAATGGGTGGACAACAAAATACAGATGAGATCATATGGGGAGAGGTAACTATAGCCTTCACCATGCATGTCAGACGGAAGCTTATCATCACTGGACAATCAGGTCAAAGTGAAGAATGTTTATGTCATCACTTATATGCATAAAGTTCTAAACAGCTTTCCTGGTCAGATACACACCAGAAATGTATCTTTCACCTGACCAAACTGAAAACATTGTGAAAGTCATGTCCCCACTCACCTTGAAGATGGGGTCCAGCACAAGCTGAGAAAACGTACGCGGGAGCTTCTTTCCATCAGGTCCGGTGGCCGACTTGCTGAACTTGCCAGTGGCAGGGTCAAAAAACCTGCAGTGGAAGAAAGTCTCACCATTTAGCTACACGGCAAACGTGACATGTACCAGACAATCTTAATCAGTAGCCAGTTCTGGAAAATGTGGCAGCTGACTACAAGGTGGACAGTAAGTAGTCCTCACCTTTCACCCCACAGCTTCTTCATCATGTCCTCCACCTTCTTGCAGCGCTCTGCTGGTCCTAGTTGGGCATCACCCTTGGCAGCAAACTTCATCACGTACATCTCAGCAAACTGCTTCAGGGTGAAGGCCCATCCGTGAAGTCCGGACCCAAAGCCAACAGTTCCAATGACTGGGTCAATCTGTGAAACAATAGTCATTAGCGTGACTGCACCTTTGATTCACTACGTGGGTCGGGCTGATACCAAGCAGCTAGTATTCTATTTACAGAGAAATGCTTTCAATATTCATGCAAACTGCAGTGTTGCCATTGGGTGTAAAACAGAACTGGAATAATGACAACTTCACAAGTGATATTAAACCATTTCTGGCAATTCACTACACAGCCAAAACAAGTTGCTTACCATGATGGCGCCCATGGGACCACCCTCATCCTCTCCGTAGGTGGCGATGATGACGTTCACATTCTCCACGATGCGCTGGAAGGTCTGGAACAGATCCTCTGGCTCCAGCTGCAGCTCCAGCAGGGCCCGGTCCATCTTATTCATCATCAGCACAGGCTTGATACGCTCTGCAATGGCCTGCCTGAGCACAGTCTcggtctgcacacacacacctgggcatGGAAGGACAAGAGCAAATAGTGAGTTCGGAAAATGTTGAAAACAAATGGATTGGTTTGTTTGGTTGACTGGCTCCTTCTCCTTTTTGTAATATACCTCATAATCACGGAACCTAGCATCAATATGACATCCTGTATGACAGATGTCTGAAAACAAAGAAATACTTGTTCACAAATTATAGAACACGCCATATGTTTTTCTATTACAGAAATCAAAGCATAATTGTGTCAGATATAACTAGGGCGCTAGTCCGCTTTCTTACCTGACACGCAGTCCACAACAACCAGGGCCCCGTCAGTGACACGGAGAGCGGCTGTGACCTCAGAGGAAAAGTCAACGTGGCCCGGAGAGTCAATCAGATTGATGAGAAACCCAACACCATCTTTGCACTGCTTGATGAAGGCCATGTCGTTCTCCGAGAGCTCGTAGTACATTGAGATGGCGCTGCAGGGAAGGACATTGTTCTTAGTCTACAATAGTAGGAAGCATCACTcctacttcaaatcaaattttatttgtcacatacacatggttagcagattataatgcgagtgtagcgaaatgcttgtggccAGTCAGGGAAAATGTGCACCATTACCCTAGTGGACACTCACGTTGACTTGATGGTAATGCAGCGCTCCTGCTCGTCTTTTCGTGTGTCGGTGAAGCGGGTCTCTCCGGCGCGGGAACCTGCGATGATACCAGCCTTCGACACCAGCGAGTCTGTCAGGGTGGACTTACCATGGTCGACGTGCGCAATCACAGACATGTTACGGATGTTGGACTTCTTGTCCATGATGGCACGGATTTGGTCTACGGTAAAGTTCACCTATGGGAAAATGGTTTATTAGTCTAGTCTCCCTTGTCCTTCCACATCGTTAAAAAGGTATAAGTCCCAAATATTGAGTAGTATAACCAGCCTTGAGTTTCACtatagtaccccccccccctccacgtGACCATAAGGACATCAAAACTCTTCTAGATTTGGGAACTTAATATATTATACTGTAATAATGTAGCTAGGAGGTGTAACAAAGGTATAATTGCTAATTCTCGTTATAAACTGTGGAATGCACAACACAGTACAAATATGGCAGAtgtgggcggcagcgtagcctagtggttagagcgttggactagtaaccggaaggttgcaagtaaaatccccgagctgacacggtacaaatctgtcattctgcccctgaacaggcagttaacccactgttcctaggccgtcattgaaaataagaatttgttcttaactgacttgcctagtaaaaaaaaggtaaaaaaaaaaaaaaaaaaaaaaaaggcacTGAAAGCTGATGCAATTGAATTGACAATGCGGACCTGGCAGGCAAACAATCATGAGCGTGCTCGCCCGTTAGCCGACAAGACTTTATTAAGCCGGCGTCATGCTTTTAGTATTTTAATGCCAGGCTATCAAAAACTGCCAAACTGAGGTAAATCGTGGTGCATACAGGATGGCATTGAGTCCAAGGTCGGACATTTGACTAGAAAACGCTATGCAACCTGACAAAAGTACTGTAAAGCAAAGTGCTTGCAAAGTTAGGCCTCGATGCAGTTAACAAATATATAAGTCAGCTAGCTAACTACACCTGCATTTAATAACACAGAGTAGGTAGTGCACTAACTAGATAACGTTAAAACATCAGCTGTTCCGTCACTGCAAACAGCAGACTTCAATTCGATCACAACCATCATGATCAAGACAAGCGCTCAGACAGCGCAGCCTGGCCGAATAGGCCACGTGTACAGCTAGTTACGACCGTCGGTCAACATACCGTTAACCGGTTAACTAATGAGTTAACACCGACACCGTTTACGTATGGGACAAATAACTTTAACGTAACTAAAAGATAATTAGGACAATTCGACGTGGCCAATATTGCAATGTAAGCTACATGACAATCGACCGCCAAGAGAACAATACCAGACTGGCCGGCATGGCATCGACACGTAGTTAGATGCTAGAAGCTAACTGGAAGCTAACTGGAAGGGCAGGTACAGGTGGTCTCTTTGACATGGTATGATTTTAATTTTGGTTTCGGCACTGCTGTGCGGGAAGAGGTTTGTTCATCAatttttttgtaaaaaatatatgaaaTGGGTGCCATATTGTTCCAAACCCAAGTCACCGCATACGATCATCCTAGTTTCAACAATCTATATACTTAAAAGTCATACACTGAAGAAGCAGATACCACGATCACACTATTCCCCAAAATAAACTAACTAGCTAACTCACCATTTTGACGGATGGTTGTGGATTCGCTTAATGGAAACGAAGACACACGATATGACACTGCCCACCTCACGAGGGCATAGGCAGGGAAGAGACTGGGTTACGTCAACAGGAACGGTTTTATACTGCTGGCGTGCTTCGTGACGACGTACCGTGACACGCTCTGTACAAAGCGAGGTACTTTGGCTTTTTGAGACAACTTCTCTGCTTAACATTTGTAGCTAGCATTTTACGCTGGTGGGCCTACAAGCTTTGACGAAATATTTATACTGCTACGAAATTAGGCCGAATCAACAGCCAGACATCAAGCAAAGAGTAATCGCTTGTGCGCCACACCTAGGTGCAAAAATAGACTCCTGACTGTTGTACACATCCGCTTTTCTTCTTCGATGAGGTTTGACGGTGGTcggcatccaataaatgttgcattacctccgcctactagactggagtataTAACTCCCTTATACTTTGCTTGAAAAAAAATAAGTGAACAAATATCCTACCATCTAACACTCACTAACAAATCAAATAAGAATAGAGCAGGGTGGTGTTTTATTTATCTTTCACATTTATTTAGTCCTACTTCAGGCCAACACCTTGAAAGGACAGGACACCACCACtcataagcttgacacctgtaacaacgTAATGTATTCGGCATAAAAGCTTGTAGAGGATAACTTATATATCCTAACATCACCTTGGGCCCCCTGAGTGGCTCtccggtctaaggcactgcatctcagtgcaagaggcatcactgcattccctggtttgaatccaggttgcatcacatccggccgtgattgggagtcccatagggcggcacacaattggccggggtaggccgtcattgtaaataagaattagttcttaactgacttacctagttaaatgtttttgtatttttatgtaTCACACTCTGTAGCTCTTCTGTAACTCCTCCTCTGCCACCAGCACAAATTTCTGCAACTTACATTCTATACCTGCAggacagttgataaccattgcaataaatgctaaaaatccaatcttactgaaacatatTGACTTATCCCTTTGTATTGGTACAGATcgactactcacaccactcctctcaggatcccccACCCTTGAACCATCTTCCtgtactttcttcactgcctcag of Oncorhynchus gorbuscha isolate QuinsamMale2020 ecotype Even-year linkage group LG15, OgorEven_v1.0, whole genome shotgun sequence contains these proteins:
- the btbd2a gene encoding BTB/POZ domain-containing protein 2a isoform X2, whose protein sequence is MAAEEESNSRAPCLNFSSPGPLGNAQPSNNAHSSPATNEGSAGATGGAPRTVGHSNPQPGPDRGGGTDVRVEHSPNRQHTTPQSAGQSATAARAPTVAGGAATNMTASSVESPNIPSSLPSSPASAAVLVYREPVYNWQATKNTVKERFAFLFNNEVLSDVHFLVGKGMGVQRIPAHRFALAVGSAVFDAMFNGGMATTSTEIELPDVEPAAFLALLKFLYSDEVQIGPETVMTTLYTAKKYAVPALEAHCVEFLKKNLRADNAFMLLTQARLFDEPQLASLCLENIDKNTVDALAAEGFTDIDLDTLVAVLERDTLGVREVRLFGAAVRWAEAETQRQQYQSTPENKRKVLGKALVLIRFPLMTIEEFAAGPAQSGILSDQEVVSLFLHFTVNPKPHVEFIDRPRCCLRGKECSITRFGQVESRWGYSGTSDCIRFSVNRRIFVVGFGLYGSIHGPTDYQVNIQVIHTDSNTVLGQNDTGFSCDGSSNTFRVMFKEPVEILPSVNYIACATLKGPDSHYGTKGMRKVTHEAPATGTKTCFTFCYAAGNNNGTSVEDGQIPEVIFYT
- the btbd2a gene encoding BTB/POZ domain-containing protein 2a isoform X1, with product MRCCACLSQQQTLQCSPSKMAAEEESNSRAPCLNFSSPGPLGNAQPSNNAHSSPATNEGSAGATGGAPRTVGHSNPQPGPDRGGGTDVRVEHSPNRQHTTPQSAGQSATAARAPTVAGGAATNMTASSVESPNIPSSLPSSPASAAVLVYREPVYNWQATKNTVKERFAFLFNNEVLSDVHFLVGKGMGVQRIPAHRFALAVGSAVFDAMFNGGMATTSTEIELPDVEPAAFLALLKFLYSDEVQIGPETVMTTLYTAKKYAVPALEAHCVEFLKKNLRADNAFMLLTQARLFDEPQLASLCLENIDKNTVDALAAEGFTDIDLDTLVAVLERDTLGVREVRLFGAAVRWAEAETQRQQYQSTPENKRKVLGKALVLIRFPLMTIEEFAAGPAQSGILSDQEVVSLFLHFTVNPKPHVEFIDRPRCCLRGKECSITRFGQVESRWGYSGTSDCIRFSVNRRIFVVGFGLYGSIHGPTDYQVNIQVIHTDSNTVLGQNDTGFSCDGSSNTFRVMFKEPVEILPSVNYIACATLKGPDSHYGTKGMRKVTHEAPATGTKTCFTFCYAAGNNNGTSVEDGQIPEVIFYT
- the LOC123997090 gene encoding elongation factor 2-like → MVNFTVDQIRAIMDKKSNIRNMSVIAHVDHGKSTLTDSLVSKAGIIAGSRAGETRFTDTRKDEQERCITIKSTAISMYYELSENDMAFIKQCKDGVGFLINLIDSPGHVDFSSEVTAALRVTDGALVVVDCVSGVCVQTETVLRQAIAERIKPVLMMNKMDRALLELQLEPEDLFQTFQRIVENVNVIIATYGEDEGGPMGAIMIDPVIGTVGFGSGLHGWAFTLKQFAEMYVMKFAAKGDAQLGPAERCKKVEDMMKKLWGERFFDPATGKFSKSATGPDGKKLPRTFSQLVLDPIFKVFDAVMNFKKEETAKLIEKLDIKLDNEDKEKEGKPLLKAVMRRWLPAGEALLQMITIHLPSPVTAQKYRCELLYEGPGDDEAAMGIKNCDPKAPLMMYISKMVPTTDKGRFYAFGRVFSGCVSSGQKVRIMGPNFTPGKKEDLYLKPIQRTILMMGRYIEPIEDVPCGNIVGLVGVDQYLVKTGTITTFEQAHNMRVMKFSVSPVVRVAVEAKNPADLPKLVEGLKRLAKSDPMVQCIIEESGEHIIAGAGELHLEICLKDLEEDHACIPLKKSDPVVSYRETVSEESDQMCLSKSPNKHNRLYMKARPFPDGLAEDIEKGDVSARQELKIRARFLADKYEWDVSEARKIWCFGPDGTGPNLLMDVTKGVQYLNEIKDSVVAGFQWAVKEGALCEENMRAVRFDVHDVTLHTDAIHRGGGQIIPTARRVLYACQLTAQPRLMEPVYLVEIQCPEQVVGGIYGVLNRKRGHVFEESQVMGTPMFIVKAYLPVNESFGFTADLRSNTGGQAFPQCVFDHWQILQGDPQDSTTKISQIVADTRKRKGLKEGIPALDNYLDKL